The genomic DNA CGCCGCTCACGGCAACTGCAAGTGTTCGCTTCATCAAAGTCTCCCTCCCGTAAATTACGTAAAGGAAGCTTAGCCAGCGTTAACCAAGACGGCAAGCCGCAAAGGGGGCGAGACTAACCCGCCCCCTTTTGATCAATCGGGCAGCGCACCGCAAAAGCCGCCGCTTGCCGCCAGACCAGATCCGAAGGCCAGCATCGGTGGTGCACGGTACGGGTTCGGCGGGCTGGCAAGCACATCCAGCGCGACCAAGGCAACCAATCCGGAAATGGCCAAACACGCGGTGAAACGACGCGTCATGTGCGGGCCTCCAATCCAAGAAGTGGGCGGATGCGGATGCCGACAAACGCACCGGCAAAGGCCGCGATAAACCAGACCCAGCCGTGCAGGCTGCCCGTTGCAATGCCCGAAAAGAACGCGCCGACATTACACCCAAAGGCCAGTCGCGACGAATAGCCAAGCACCAAGCCCACGATGATCGTCGCCACCCAAGCCCGCGCCGGATAGGACGGCAACGCCTGCGAAAGCCCGCCACGCCGCCACGCCGCAACCCCGAACGCCCCCGCAATCAGACCGATATCGGTCAGCGAGGTATAATCCGTCAGCACGCTTGCATTCAGCCGTTGCACCGATCCGGACGCCGCCCAGAACGCGGACCCTGACAGATCAGCCCCCAGCGCCACGGCCCCTTTGGCGGCCCAAAGCCCAAGCCCGTAAACCACGCCCCAAGGCTGCCCCGCCACAACAAGGTTCCCGACCGCCAGCACCGCCAAGACACCCGCCGCCACAAGATAGCGTGCAGGCACCTTGCGCGACCCCGGCTTGCCCAAAAGCCAAAACACCCCTGCTGTCAGTCCAAGCCCCGCAAGAGTAATCATAAGCCCCACGCCGCCGCGTAACGTCAGGATCGGCAAAGCCCCCAGATCCGTCCACCAGACCAGATGATAGGCCCCCGCAAAGCTGCCAATCGCGAAAAACGGTAGTGCCAGCAGTCCAATCGGGTTGCCCGATCCGGCATTGAGCAAAGTGCCCGAACCGCAGCCCAAGACCACCTGCATCGCCGCGCCAAAAACAAAGGCCCCACCGATCATCGCCCAACCAATTGGCGCCTGCGCCCCGCTTAACTCACCGGGGTTGGCGGCCAGCAGCGGGATCGCCACGCAGGCCACCAAGCCGATTGACAACAGCTGCGCAAAAATGCCGGCGGGTTCACGGCGCAGGATCATCGCGCGCCAAGGCCCCGCAAAGCCAAAGCGCAACCCTTCCAGCGCCACGCCAAACCCCAGCCCAAGCGCAAGCATCAGCCCGAACCGCGCACCCGCAAACAGCGCCACCAAAACCACCAGAACGACCGCAGCCCCGATCAGCGCGCTGCGGCCAAACACCATATCGGACGTCCGTGCCTGTGCATAAGAAATATCAGACATCAATTAGCCACCCAAAAGCTGGTTGAACAAATGGGCAATCAAACCCGGTTGGTTTGCCATCTCACCATCGGTCTGGGAATATTCGACCATGGAACCGGCATAGAGCTTCACGTTATCGATCCCCGCCACCTCGGACAGCGCGAACCAATCGGTCGCGGCCCAATGGCCGGTATTGCAAAATGCGACCACGGGCGTGTTCGATGTACCGCCCAGCTTGGCCCGAAGCGCCTCCAGATCGGGATCGGCGTTGATGGCCGTAGCACCGGGGCGAAAGAAATCGGTATGCGGCAGGTTCATGGCACCCGGCAGCGTTCCGGGGCGATCGGCCGCGTCATGCATCTTTTTGCCGTTGAAGAACGAACCGGGGCGCGAATCGACCAAAGTGGCCTGCTCGGTGCCCGCAACCACGGCAGTGACCTCGGCGGTATCGGCGGTCCATGTGTTGTCCCATGTGATCGCAAGCTCGGTCGGCACCGGCGTTGCGGCCTGCGTTGACAGCGGCAGCCCCGCATTGACCCAAGCCGTCGCACCGCCGTTCAGCACCGCCAGTTCGGTAAAGCCCGAGCTTTTCAACGTCCAGTACACTCGCGCCGCAGAGCCGAAATCGCTATCGGTATCGCCCTGCGACACAATGACCACCGGACGGTCTAGCTCAAGGCCCAGCGTCTCATAGGCCCGTTCCAGATCTGCGACCGGAGGCACCGCGCCTGGATTGGATTTTGGTCCGCGAAACAACCCATAGGGGGCAGAGACCGCGCCCGCGATATGCCCCGCCTCAAAGCCCTTGGGGCGAATATCCAGAATGACCGCCTCTGGCACCGTACCTGCCGCCAGATCAGCGGGCATGATCAACGGGCCGAAATCACCCGCCAATGCCGTCGTGGCGCAAAACATGGCAAGGCCCGTCAGGGAAGACAGCATGATCCGTTGCATAATGTAACCTTTTCGAATTGAGGTGTTTTGCCTCCAATTTCGTAAAGTTATTGCAGGCGCAAGGAACATCAAACGCCAAAACACACCAGTAGCCAGAATTATTTCCCGCCCTGAACGAGGAAGGCACAACAACCACCTAACCGTCTTACAGCACCGCAAACAGCCCCGCACCACAGACCGGTTTGCTGGGAAAAGGTTCTTATTCACCGCGCGATCAGTAGGTGCGCAGCTAAAACAACCCAGACAAGGGCACGACGGGATCAATGCGGCCCTGCCTCGCAGTGCCCACGCTTACGTCGCGGCGTGTGTTCTCGCCCTTGCAAAAAAATTCATCATCGCCATGATGGTTGGGTCGATGCCTTGGCCACATCCGGTTTACCGGCTTTGTATGCTTGGGCGTCCACCCATTAAAACGCCGCATCCGAATCGCGGCCTTACAACGAGGGAAGACAAGATGTCTCTTAAAACTACGCTCGCGACCGGTCTGGTGATGACCGCGCTTTTGGCCCCTGCGGCCTACGCCAAGACTATGGTCTATTGCTCCGAAGGGTCGCCCGAGGGCTTTGATCCGGCGCTGTTCACCACAGGCACCACATTTAACGCCTCCTCCCATCCGGTTTACAACCGTCTGGTTGAATTTGATGGCGCCACCACGGCCACCAAACCGGCGCTGGCCGAAAGCTGGGAAGTGTCCGAGGATGGGTTGGAATACACCTTCAAGCTGCGCGAGGGCGTCAAGTTTCAGTCCAACGACAGCTTTACCCCGACCCGCGACTTCAACGCTGACGACGTGATCTTTACGTTTGACCGTCAGCGCAAAGAGGACAACCCCTACAACAAATATGAGGGCGGCAGCTGGGAGTATTTCAACTCCATGTCGATGTCCGATCTGATCTCGGAAATCGTCAAAATTGACGACAACACCGTGAAATTCGTGCTCAGCCGCCCAGAAGCGCCGATGATCGCCAACCTCGCGATGGATTTCGCCTCGATCGTGTCCAAGGAATATGCCGATGCCATGCTTGAGGTCGGCACCCCCGAGATGCTTAACCAAGCGCCGATCGGCACGGGGCCGTTCACTTTTGTGGCCTACCAAAAAGATGCCGTGATCCGCTATGCCGCCAACCCCGATTACTGGGCAGGCGCGTCACCGCTGGACAATCTGGTCTTTGCGATCACGACCGACGCCTCGGTGCGCTATCAAAAGATGAAGGCTGGCGAGTGCCACCTGATGTCTTATCCCAACCCTGCCGATGTGGCCGCGATGCAAGAAGATGCCGATCTGGTGGTCCAAGAGCAAGAGGGCCTGAACGTCGGCTATCTGGCCTATAACACCAAGGTTGCGCCATTTGATAACGTCAACGTGCGTCGCGCGCTGAATATGGCGGTCGACAAACAGGCAATTCTGGATGTGGTCTTCCAGGGCGCCGGCAGCATTGCCAAAAACCCGATCCCGCCTGCGATGTGGTCTTATAATGACGCGGTGCAGGACGACGTTTATGATCCCGAAGCGGCCAAGCAGATGCTTGCCGATGCGGGTGTTTCGGATCTGTCTATGAAAATTTGGGCAATGCCTGTGCAGCGCCCCTATAACCCCAACGCCCGCCGTATGGCCGAGCTGATGCAAGAAGACCTCGGCAAGATCGGCGTCTCGGTGGAGATCGTATCCTATGAGTGGGGCGAGTATCTGGAACGCGCCAAAGCCGAAGACCGCGACGGTGCCGTTCTGCTGGGCTGGACCGGTGACAATGGTGACCCGGACAACTTCCTTGCCGTCTTGCTGGGCTGTGATGCTGTTGGCAACGCCAACCGCGCGCAATGGTGTGACGCCGATTTTGACGCGCTGATCCAGAAAGCCAAGGTTACGGCTGATCAGGCCGAACGCACCAAGCTTTATGAGGAAGCGCAGGTGATCTTCAAGGATCAAGCGCCATGGAGCACGATCGCCCATTCCGTGACCTTCACGCCAATGCGCAAAGAGGTTCAGGGCTATGAGATGAGCCCGCTCGGCTCTGTCCGTTTCTACGGCGTTGACCTAGCCGAGTGATCGACTGACATGGGATGGGGGCCAAACGGCCCCCTCCCACCCCCTGAGCCCTTTGCCAAGGTAAGAAAACACCATGACCGACCGCTATGCCGAACACCGTGCGATTGCGCGCGACTTGGGCGTTGATGCCATTGCCCTCGTCCCCGGCAGCAACTTTGAACGTTTGTATAACGCCAGTTTCGGCAGCCATGAGCGGCCAATGGTCATCATCATCCCCGTGATCGGCGCGCCGGTGGCTTTGGTCCCGAACCTTGAACTGCTGTCTTTTGAGGCGCTTGGCTTTGAGGGCGCTGTTTTTGACTGGCGCGACCAGACCGGATATAGCGATGCTTTTGCGGCCATGGCCGCACATCTGCCACTGACCTCCCTTGCGGTTGAAGGTCAGGTGATGCGGGTGTTTGTGCATCATGCGTTGGCTACGGCCTATCCCGGCCTGCGGATTTTGGACGCCGAGGCGCAAATTTCCGGCCTGCGTTTGCGCAAAACCCCTGATGAGATTTCCGCCCTCACCGCTGCAATCCGATTGTCTGAGGCCGCTCTTGCCGAAACCATCGCCGAAGTGAAACCCGGCATGACCGAACGGCAGGTTGAAAGCCTGCTCGTGGCCGCGCTCTTTCGCAACGGGGCTGATGGGCTTTCCTTTGGGCCGATCGTGGCTGCGGGCGGCAATGCGGCGATGCCCCATGCCCATGCCCGCGATGTGGCGATTGCGCCCGGCGATGCCCTGCTGATCGATTTCGGTGGGCGCAAGGACGGGTTTACCGCCGATATTACCCGCACCTTCTTTATCGGCCATGCCGATGACCGCGCGCATCAGGTTTATGATACCGTCTTGCGTGCCAATATGGCGGGACATGCGGTGACACGCGCGGGCGTGACCGCGCACCTGATCGATGATGCCGTAACGTCGGTGCTTGAGGCCTCGGCCTTTGCCGATTATATCCGCACCAAAACCGGCCACGGGCTGGGCCGCGATGTGCATGAGGCGCCCTATATCATGCGAGGCAACCATGAGGTTCTGGCCGCCGGAACCGTTTTTACCAACGAGCCGGGGCTTTATATCCCGAATGAAATCGGAGTTCGGATAGAGGATGATATTTTGGTAACTGATGGAGGTGCCCTTTCCCTGACCGAATTCCCCAAAGACCTAACGGTGATAAGCTGATGCTCAAATATCTTGCTTCACGGCTGCTGACGTTCCTTCCCACGTTCATCGGCGTCACATTAATCTCCTTTGCCTTTATCCGCATGTTGCCGGGCGATCCGATCACCGTCATGGCGGGTGAGCGCGGGGTATCGCCCGAACGCTATCAGGAATTGATGGTGCAGCTGGGTTTTGACCAGCCGATTTATGTGCAGTATTTCGAATACCTCAAGGGGATTGTGCAAGGTGATCTTGGCACGTCCTTTGTGACCAAAAAGCCGGTCTGGGATGAATTTTTCACCCTGTTCCCCGCCACGTTCGAGCTGTCGATCTGTGCTATGATCTTTGCGGTCGGGCTTGGCCTGCCAGCGGGGGTAATTGCCGCCGTGAACCGCGGCAAGTTCTTTGACCGCGCGTTGATGTCCACGGCGTTGATCGGCTATTCGATGCCCATCTTTTGGTGGGCGCTTTTGCTGATTATCGTGGTTTCGGGCTGGTTGGGGCTGACCCCTGTTTCGGGCCGGATCAGCCTGATGTTCTATTTCCCCGACACGACCGGCTTTATGCTGATCGACAGCCTGCTTTCGGGGCAAAAGGGCGCGTTTTCATCGGCCGTTAGCCATCTGGTTTTGCCGACAATCGTGCTGGGGACCATCCCGCTGGCGGTGATCGCGCGGCAAACCCGCTCCGCGATGCTGGAAGTGCTGTCCGAAGATTACATCCGCACCGCCCGTGCCAAGGGGCTTTCGCCTTTCGGGATCAACGGTATCCACGCACTGCGCAACGCCCTTATTCCCGTCATCACCGTGATCGGCCTTTCGGTCGGCACCCTGCTGGCCGGTGCGATCCTGACCGAGACGATCTTTAGCTGGCCGGGCATCGGCAAATGGATGGTCGACAGCATCTTCCGCCGCGATTACCCCGTGGTGCAAGGCGGCCTTTTGCTAATCGCCGTGATGGTGATGATCGTCAACCTGACCGTGGATATGCTTTACGGTTTCATCAACCCCAAGATCAGGAAACGCTGATGGCCGATATTATCCAACAAGATCCTGACATGCAGGCACGCCCCGGCAGGCTGACCGAGTTCTGGCATTACTTCCGCGAAAACCGCGGCGCTGTTTTCGGGCTTTGGGTCTTTGCCATATTCGTGGCGGTGGCCATTCTGGCCGATGTGATCGCCCCCTATGATCCGACCGAGCAATTCCGCCAGCACCTTTTGCAACCACCCTTCTGGCAAGAAGGTGGCACGACGGCCTTCCTTTTGGGCACCGATGCCGTGGGGCGCGATATGCTGTCGCGGCTTCTGCACGGCGCGCGCTATTCCTTTTACGTGGGGATTGTCGTGGTGGCTGTTGCAGCCTCGGGCGGGATTTTGGTCGGGCTGATCGCGGGGTTTGCGCCCAAGTGGTTGGATACGATCATCATGCGGGTGATGGATATCATTCTGGCCTTTCCGTCCTTGCTTTTGGCCTTGGTTTTGGTTGCCATTCTGGGGCCAAGCCTGACCAATGCGATGATCGCCATCGCCATTGTTTTGCAGCCCCATTACGTGCGTCTGACGCGGGCCAGCGTGATGTCGGAGCTGTCTAAGGATTATGTCACCGCCTCGCGGACCACCGGCGCTGGTCTTGCGCGGTTGATGTTCATCACCGTGCTGCCCAACTGCATGTCTCCGATCATCGTTCAAGGCGCCTTGTCGTTCTCCACCGCCATTCTGGATGCGGCGGCATTGGGCTTTCTTGGTATGGGCGCACAGCCACCAACGCCGGAATGGGGCACCATGCTGGCCGAGGCACGTGAGTTTATCTTGCGCGCGTGGTGGGTTGTCACTTTCCCCGGTCTTGCGATTCTGGTCACCGTGCTGGCGATCAATTTGATGGGGGACGGTTTGCGCGACGCCCTCGACCCCAAGCTGAAGCGGAGCTGAGCCATGGCCCTTTTGGAAATTCGCAACCTTTGCGTTGATTTCACCACCGCATCGGGGGCCTTTCGGGCCGTGGATGCGGTTGATGTCTCGGTCGATAAGGGAGAGGTTCTGGCCATTGTTGGCGAAAGCGGGTCGGGCAAATCGGTGTCGATGCTGGCGCTAATGGGGCTTTTGCCTTGGACCGCGAACATCACCGCCGATGTGATGGAATTTGAGGGCCGCGACCTGCGCACCCTGCCCCCCAAGGCGCGGCGCAAGATCGTTGGCAAAGAGATCGCCATGATCTTTCAAGAGCCGATGTCATCGCTTAACCCCTGTTTCACCGTTGGCTTCCAGATCAAAGAAGCCCTGCGCCTGCATATGAAGATGGACCGCGCCACCCGCCACCGCCGCGCGATCGAGCTGATGGAGATGGTGGGCATCCCTGCCCCCGAAACGCGCCTCAACACTTTTCCGCACCAGATGTCGGGCGGCATGAACCAGCGCGTGATGATCGCGATGTCGATTGCCTGCAACCCAAAACTCTTGATCGCGGATGAGCCGACAACGGCGCTGGACGTGACCATTCAGGCGCAGATCCTCGACCTGCTGACAGGGTTGCAGCGCGATACCGGCATGGGGCTGATCTTGATCACCCATGATATGGGCGTGGTTGCCGAAAACGCTGAACGCGTCTCGGTGCAATATGCAGGCCAAAAGGTTGAGGACCAGCCGGTCTATGACCTCTTTGCGCGCCCGCATCACCCCTATACCGCCGCCCTGCTGGCCGCCCTGCCGGAACGGGCAACCTCCAAGCTGCTGCCGACCATTCCGGGCGTGGTGCCGGGCCAGTTCGACCGCCCCAAAGGCTGCCTGTTCTCACCCCGTTGCGCCCTTGCCGATGATCGCTGCCGCAGCACACCACCCGTGCCATGTGGCCCCGAACTGGGCCTCGCGCGCTGCCATTACCCCTTGAACGCAACCGAGGAGGTCAAGGCATGAGCGACACCCCCGTAGTCATCGCCAAAAACCTAAGCCGCCATTACGAGGTCGGCGGCGGTATGTTCCGTAAACCCCAAATCGTGCGCGCCTTGTCCGAGGCAAGCTTTACCCTGCTTCCTGGCAAAACCCTTGCCGTTGTGGGCGAAAGCGGCTGTGGCAAATCCACCCTCGCGCGGCTTATCACCCTGATCGAGGAACCCACCGGCGGGCATTTCGAGCTTGCCGGACAGGCGGCCACCAAGGAAAACTGGGCCAGCCTGCGCACCGATGTGCAGATCGTGTTCCAAGACCCCTATGGCTCGCTTAACCCGCGCCAGAAGATCGGTGCCATTCTCGAAGAGCCGCTCAAGATCAACCGCCCCGAAATGAGCGCCGCCGAGCGCACTGCCAAAGCGCGCGATATGCTGCGCCTCGTCGGGTTGCGCCCCGAGCATTTTGAGCGTTATCCGCATATGTTTTCCGGCGGCCAGCGCCAGCGAATCGCGGTCGCCCGTGCGCTGATGCTGGACCCCAAGGTGCTGGTGCTGGATGAACCCGTTTCCGCGCTTGATCTGTCGATCCAAAGCCAGATCCTGAACCTGCTGACCGAATTGCAAGAGCGGATGGGCCTTGCCTATCTGTTCATCAGCCATGACCTATCGGTCGTCAAACATATGGCCGACGATGTGATCGTGATGTATCTGGGCCGCCCTGTCGAGACCGGCTCCAAGG from Pseudorhodobacter turbinis includes the following:
- a CDS encoding YeeE/YedE thiosulfate transporter family protein; this encodes MSDISYAQARTSDMVFGRSALIGAAVVLVVLVALFAGARFGLMLALGLGFGVALEGLRFGFAGPWRAMILRREPAGIFAQLLSIGLVACVAIPLLAANPGELSGAQAPIGWAMIGGAFVFGAAMQVVLGCGSGTLLNAGSGNPIGLLALPFFAIGSFAGAYHLVWWTDLGALPILTLRGGVGLMITLAGLGLTAGVFWLLGKPGSRKVPARYLVAAGVLAVLAVGNLVVAGQPWGVVYGLGLWAAKGAVALGADLSGSAFWAASGSVQRLNASVLTDYTSLTDIGLIAGAFGVAAWRRGGLSQALPSYPARAWVATIIVGLVLGYSSRLAFGCNVGAFFSGIATGSLHGWVWFIAAFAGAFVGIRIRPLLGLEART
- a CDS encoding sulfurtransferase, with the protein product MQRIMLSSLTGLAMFCATTALAGDFGPLIMPADLAAGTVPEAVILDIRPKGFEAGHIAGAVSAPYGLFRGPKSNPGAVPPVADLERAYETLGLELDRPVVIVSQGDTDSDFGSAARVYWTLKSSGFTELAVLNGGATAWVNAGLPLSTQAATPVPTELAITWDNTWTADTAEVTAVVAGTEQATLVDSRPGSFFNGKKMHDAADRPGTLPGAMNLPHTDFFRPGATAINADPDLEALRAKLGGTSNTPVVAFCNTGHWAATDWFALSEVAGIDNVKLYAGSMVEYSQTDGEMANQPGLIAHLFNQLLGG
- a CDS encoding ABC transporter substrate-binding protein; the encoded protein is MSLKTTLATGLVMTALLAPAAYAKTMVYCSEGSPEGFDPALFTTGTTFNASSHPVYNRLVEFDGATTATKPALAESWEVSEDGLEYTFKLREGVKFQSNDSFTPTRDFNADDVIFTFDRQRKEDNPYNKYEGGSWEYFNSMSMSDLISEIVKIDDNTVKFVLSRPEAPMIANLAMDFASIVSKEYADAMLEVGTPEMLNQAPIGTGPFTFVAYQKDAVIRYAANPDYWAGASPLDNLVFAITTDASVRYQKMKAGECHLMSYPNPADVAAMQEDADLVVQEQEGLNVGYLAYNTKVAPFDNVNVRRALNMAVDKQAILDVVFQGAGSIAKNPIPPAMWSYNDAVQDDVYDPEAAKQMLADAGVSDLSMKIWAMPVQRPYNPNARRMAELMQEDLGKIGVSVEIVSYEWGEYLERAKAEDRDGAVLLGWTGDNGDPDNFLAVLLGCDAVGNANRAQWCDADFDALIQKAKVTADQAERTKLYEEAQVIFKDQAPWSTIAHSVTFTPMRKEVQGYEMSPLGSVRFYGVDLAE
- a CDS encoding M24 family metallopeptidase — its product is MTDRYAEHRAIARDLGVDAIALVPGSNFERLYNASFGSHERPMVIIIPVIGAPVALVPNLELLSFEALGFEGAVFDWRDQTGYSDAFAAMAAHLPLTSLAVEGQVMRVFVHHALATAYPGLRILDAEAQISGLRLRKTPDEISALTAAIRLSEAALAETIAEVKPGMTERQVESLLVAALFRNGADGLSFGPIVAAGGNAAMPHAHARDVAIAPGDALLIDFGGRKDGFTADITRTFFIGHADDRAHQVYDTVLRANMAGHAVTRAGVTAHLIDDAVTSVLEASAFADYIRTKTGHGLGRDVHEAPYIMRGNHEVLAAGTVFTNEPGLYIPNEIGVRIEDDILVTDGGALSLTEFPKDLTVIS
- a CDS encoding ABC transporter permease subunit produces the protein MLKYLASRLLTFLPTFIGVTLISFAFIRMLPGDPITVMAGERGVSPERYQELMVQLGFDQPIYVQYFEYLKGIVQGDLGTSFVTKKPVWDEFFTLFPATFELSICAMIFAVGLGLPAGVIAAVNRGKFFDRALMSTALIGYSMPIFWWALLLIIVVSGWLGLTPVSGRISLMFYFPDTTGFMLIDSLLSGQKGAFSSAVSHLVLPTIVLGTIPLAVIARQTRSAMLEVLSEDYIRTARAKGLSPFGINGIHALRNALIPVITVIGLSVGTLLAGAILTETIFSWPGIGKWMVDSIFRRDYPVVQGGLLLIAVMVMIVNLTVDMLYGFINPKIRKR
- a CDS encoding ABC transporter permease subunit, translated to MADIIQQDPDMQARPGRLTEFWHYFRENRGAVFGLWVFAIFVAVAILADVIAPYDPTEQFRQHLLQPPFWQEGGTTAFLLGTDAVGRDMLSRLLHGARYSFYVGIVVVAVAASGGILVGLIAGFAPKWLDTIIMRVMDIILAFPSLLLALVLVAILGPSLTNAMIAIAIVLQPHYVRLTRASVMSELSKDYVTASRTTGAGLARLMFITVLPNCMSPIIVQGALSFSTAILDAAALGFLGMGAQPPTPEWGTMLAEAREFILRAWWVVTFPGLAILVTVLAINLMGDGLRDALDPKLKRS
- a CDS encoding ABC transporter ATP-binding protein gives rise to the protein MALLEIRNLCVDFTTASGAFRAVDAVDVSVDKGEVLAIVGESGSGKSVSMLALMGLLPWTANITADVMEFEGRDLRTLPPKARRKIVGKEIAMIFQEPMSSLNPCFTVGFQIKEALRLHMKMDRATRHRRAIELMEMVGIPAPETRLNTFPHQMSGGMNQRVMIAMSIACNPKLLIADEPTTALDVTIQAQILDLLTGLQRDTGMGLILITHDMGVVAENAERVSVQYAGQKVEDQPVYDLFARPHHPYTAALLAALPERATSKLLPTIPGVVPGQFDRPKGCLFSPRCALADDRCRSTPPVPCGPELGLARCHYPLNATEEVKA
- a CDS encoding ABC transporter ATP-binding protein; amino-acid sequence: MSDTPVVIAKNLSRHYEVGGGMFRKPQIVRALSEASFTLLPGKTLAVVGESGCGKSTLARLITLIEEPTGGHFELAGQAATKENWASLRTDVQIVFQDPYGSLNPRQKIGAILEEPLKINRPEMSAAERTAKARDMLRLVGLRPEHFERYPHMFSGGQRQRIAVARALMLDPKVLVLDEPVSALDLSIQSQILNLLTELQERMGLAYLFISHDLSVVKHMADDVIVMYLGRPVETGSKEEVFAEPRHPYTKALLSATPVAEPGLEKQRIKLVGELPSPMNVPPGCAFAPRCWKAQDRCHVDRPLLDGATHRTACFFPEGTAAPSPAAPKPAN